Genomic segment of Corvus hawaiiensis isolate bCorHaw1 unplaced genomic scaffold, bCorHaw1.pri.cur scaffold_227_ctg1, whole genome shotgun sequence:
gTGACACGGGTGTGACACGGGTGTGACACGGACATGGGTgtgacacacggacacaggTGTGACACAGACACGGGTGTGACACGGgtgacacacggacacaggtgtgacacagggacacgggtgTGACACGGGTgtgacacacggacacaggtgtgacacacggacacaggtgtgacacagggacacgggtgTGACACGGGTGACACAGACACGGGTGTGACACAGGTGTGACACAGACATGGctgtgacacagggacacgggtctgacacagggacacaggtgTGACACAGACACGGGTGTGACACAGACATGGGTGTGACACAGACACGGGTGTGGCACGGgtgtgacacagggacacgggtgTGACACACGGACAGGGGTGTGACACGGGGACACAGATGTGACACAGGTGTGACACACGGACAGGGGTgtgacacacagacacaggtgtgacacagggacacgagtgtgacacagggacacagatgtgacacaggtgtgacacaggtgtgacacaggtgtgacacacagacacaggtgtgacacacggacacaggtgtgacacagggacaggggtgtGACACGGGTGTGACACACGGACAGGGGTGTGACACGGGGACACAGGTGTGACACAGGTGTGACACAGGTgtgacacacagacacaggtgtgacacagggacaggggtgtgacacagggacacagatgtgacacaggtgtgacacagggacacaggtgtgacacaggtgtgacacagggacaggggtgtGACACAGGTGTGACACACGGACAGGGGTGTAACACGGGGACACAGGTGTGACACAGGTGTGACACACGGACAGGGgtgtgacacagggacacagatgTGACACAGGTGTGACACAGGTGTGACACACGGACAGGGGTGTGACACGGGGACACAGGTGTGACACAGGTGTGACACGGGTGTGACACACGGACGGGgtgtgacacagggacacaggtgTGACACAGGTGTGACACACGGACAGGGGTGTGACACGGGGACACAGGTGTGACACAGATGTGACACGGGTGTGACACACGGACAGGGGTGTGACACGGGGACACAAATGTGACACAGGTGTGACACACGGACAGGGGTGTGACACGGGGACACAGGTGTGACACAGATGTGACACAGGTGTGACACACGGACAGGGGTGTGACACGGGGACACAGGTGTGACACAGGTGTGACACAGGTGTGACACACGGACAGGGGTGTAACACAGGTGTGACACAGGTGTGACACAGGTGTGACACACGGACAGGGGTGTGACACGGGGACACAGGTGTGACACAGATGTGACACAGGTGTGACACACGGACAGGGGTGTGACACAGGGACAGCGATCAATCGATGGCGCTGAGGAACAGCGGTGCCTCCTCCTTGCTCTGACCTTGGGGACACAGGTggcacacaggtgacacagagGGGGTGGcacacaggtggcacacacaggtggcacacacacacaggtgacacacacaggtggcacacacacaggtggcacacacacacaggtgacacacacacaggtgatacacaggtggcacacacacaggtggcacacacacaggtgacacacacaggtgacacacacaggtggcacacacacacaggtggcacacacacaggtgacacacacaggtggcacacacacacaggtggcacacacacacaggtgacacacacacacaggtggcacacacacaggtggcacacacaggtggcacacacacacaggtgacacacaggtggcacacacacacaggtgacacacacacacaggtgacacacacaggtgacacacacacaggtggcacacacacacaggtgacacacaggtggcacacacacacaggtgacacacacacacaggtgatacacaggtgacacacacacacaggtgacacacacacacaggtgacacacacaggtgacacacacacacaggtggcacacacacacaggtgacacacacaggtgacacacacacacaggtgacacacacacacaggtggcacacacacaggtgacacacacacacaggtggcacacacagACAGGTGatacacaggtgacacacacacacaggtgacacacacacacaggtggcacacacagACAGGTGatacacaggtgacacacacacacaggtgacacacacacacaggtgacacacacaggtggcacacacaggtggcacacacacaggtggcacacacaggtgacacacacaggtgacacacacacacaggtgacacacacacacaggtggcacacacaggtgacacacacacacaggtgacacacacacacaggtgacacacacacaggtgacacacacacacaggtgacacacacaggtggcacacacaggtggcacacacacaggtggcacacacaaggtgacacacacaggtgacacacacacacaggtgacacacacacacaggtggcacacacaggtgacacacacaggtgacacacacacacaggtggcacacacagACAGGTGatacacaggtgacacacacacacaggtgacacacacacacaggtggcacacacaagtggcacacacacacaggtgacacacacacacaggtgacacacacacaggtgacacacacacacaggtgacacacacacacaggtgacacacacacaggtgacacacacacaggtggcacacacacaggtgacacacacaggtggcacacacacacaggtgacacacacacacaggtcacacacacacaggtgacacacacacacaggtgacacacacaggtgacacacacaggtggcacacacacacaggtgacacacacacacaggtcacacacacacaggtgacacacacacacaggtggcacacacacaggtgacacacacaggtggcacacacacacaggtgacacacacacacaggtgacacacacacaggtgacacacacacaggtggcacacacacaggtgacacacacaggtggcacacacacacaggtgacacacacacacaggtcacacacacacaggtgacacacacacacaggtgacacacacaggtgacacacacacaggtggcacacacacacaggtgacacacacacacaggtgacacacacacaggtgacacacacacacaggtggcacacacacacaggtgacacacacacacaggtgacacacacacaggtgacacacacacacaggtggcacacacacaggtgatacacaggtgacacacacacacaggtggcacacacacaggtggcccacacacaggtgacacacacacacaggtgacacacacacacaccggtggcacacacaggtggcacacacacaggtgacacacacacacaggtgacacacacacacaggtggcacacacaggtggcacacacaggtggcacaggtgacacaggtggcacaggtgacacacacacacagaggtgtcAGCCCCCACGGGGGTGGCACAGACCGGGCACGGCGGGCGGCACGGTGCGGCGCAGCGCGGTGACCGTTGCCATGGCGATCTCCTCGGGGCTGTACTTGGTGCTGCAGGCGTGGCCACCGGTCACCATGTTGGGCTTGAGCAGCGTCCCCTCCAGGTACACGTGGTGGTCACTGAGGGCTTTGTACACGGCTGCCAGGACCTGGGGGCACCAAGGGGGGCATTGGGGGTCACTGAGGGCTTTGTACATGGCTGCCAGGACCTGGGGGCACCAATGGGACACGTGGTGGTCACTGAGGGCTTTGTACATGGCTGCCAGGACCTGGGGGCACCAAGGGGGGCATTGGGGGTCACTGAGGGCTTTGTACACGGCTGCCAGGACCTGGGGGCACCAAGGGGGGCATTGGGGGTCACTGAGGGCTTTGTACACGGCTGCCAGGACCTGGGGGCACCAAGGGGGGCATTGGGGGCACTGAGGGCTTTGTACACGGCTGCCAGGACCTGGGGGCACCAAGGGGGGCATTGGGGGTCACTGAGGGCTTTGTACACGGCTGCCAGGACCTGGGGGCACCAATGGGGGCATTGGGGGTCACTGAGGGCTTTGTACACGGCTGCCAGGACCTGGGGGCACCAAGGGGGGCATTGGGGGTCACTGAGGGCTTTGTACACGGCTGCCAGGACCTGGGGGCACCAAGGGGGGCATTGGGGGTCACTGTGGGCTTTGTACACGGCTGCCAGGACCTGGGGGCACCAAGGGGACACATGGTGGTCACTGAGGGCTTTGTACACGGCTGCCAGGACCTGGGGGCACCAAggggggcactgggacacactggggacgCTGGGAGgtgcccccaaacccctccctggTGCCACCAAACCCCTCCCAGGTGCCACCTCCCGGTGTCACCCCACAAACTGGAGCCCCCCGCGGCCTGGGGCCACTCGGGGCCACCTGGGGCCACTTGGGGCCACCCGGGGACACTCGGGGCTACTCAGGGCCACTCAGGGCCACTCAGGGCCGCCCGGGGACACTCAGGGCCACTCGGGGCCGCCCGGGGACACTCAGGGCCAGCACTCGGTGGCTCTCGAGGCCAGTGCCCGGTGGCTCCCGAGGCCAGTGCCCGGTGGCTCCCGTGGCCAGCACTCCGTGGCACCCGAGGCCAGTGCCCGGTGGCTCCCGTGGCCAGTGCCCGGTGGCTCCCGTGGCCCGCTGGtggccctggtggccctggtggcACGCACCTTCTCGGTGACGTACTGGCACGTCTTGAGGTCGTGGTCGCCGTCCGGGAGGATCTCGGGCTCCACGATGGGCACGATGCCGTTCTGGGGCACCCAGGGGACACGTCGGGCACAGCCCGGGGCAAGCGGGCAGCACCAGGTGACCCCAGGGCACAGAGGGGCCACCAAACCCGCCCAGGTGCCACCAAACCCTCTCTAGATGCCACCAAACCCCACCCAGGTGCCACCAAACTCTCTCTAGATGTCCCCAAACCCTCTTTAGATGCCACCAAACCATCCCAGGTGTCACCAAACCCTCTCCAGGTGCCACCAAACCCTCTCTAGATGTTCCCAAACCCTCTTTAGATGCCACCAAACCATCCCAGGTGTCACCAAACCCTCTCCAGGTGCCACCAAACCCTCTCTAGATGTTCCCAAACGCTCTCTAGATGCCACCAAACCCCTCCCAGGTGCCACCAAACCCCACCCAGGTGCCACCAAACCCTCTCTAGATGCCACCAAACCCGCCCAGGTGCCACCAAACCCGCCCAGGTGCCACCAAGCTCTCTCTAGATGTTCCCAAACCCTCTTTAGATGCCACCAAACCATCCCAGGCGCCACCAAACCCTGCCCAGGCGCCACCAAACCCTGCCCAGGTGCCACCAAACCCACCCAGGTGCCACCAAACCCTCCCAGGTGTCACCAAACCCCACCCAGGTGCCACCAAACCCTCTCTAGATGCCACCAAACCCCTCCCAGGTGCCACCAAACGCTCTCTAgatgtccccaaacccctcccaggtGCCACCAAACGCTCTCTAGATGTCCCCAAACCCTCTCTAGATGCCACCAAACCCTCCCTAGATGTCCCCAAACCCTCTTTAGATGCCACCAACCATCCCAGGTGCCAGCAACCCCCTCCCAGATGCCACCAAGCCCCCCCCATCCGCCCCCTTGGGCCCCGTGGCCGCCGCGGTGGGACCTGCTGGCAGATGCTGGCGTAGCGCGCCAGGACGTTGGCGTTCTCCATGATGGCCAGGCGCGTCGGGGTGTGCGCCGAGATCTTCAGCACGCAGCGCCACTTGGCAAAGTCCGCGCCGTCCTTCTTGTACTGGGCACAGCGCTCCATCAGCCCGTCCAGCCCTGCGGGCACAGCGGGCGTTGGGGACAGCGGGCGTTGGGGACAGTGGGGGTGTTGGGGACAGTGGGGGTGTTGGGGGAATTGGGGGCGTTGGGGGTGTCGGGGACCTTGGGGACATCAAGGGTGTCAGGGACATCAGGGACATGGGGGGCATCGGGGACACTGGGACATTGGGGcattggggacatcggggacatcaggggcattggggacattgggggtgTTGGGGACATCGGGGTGTTGGAGGCATTGGGGATGTTGGGGGTGTTGGGGACATCAGGAGCATTGGGGATGTTGGGGACATGAAGGAccttggggacattgggggcactggggacattggggacatcgggggtgTCGTTGAGGACATTGGGGGCATTGGGGGTGTTGGGGGCGTTGGGGGcattggggacatcgggggcaTCGGGGACATCAGgggcattggggacattgggggtgTTGGGGCATCGGGGACCTTGGGGACATCAGGAAGTTGGGGACATCAGGGTGTTGGGAGGCAtcggggacattggggacatgaAGGAccttggggacattgggggcactggggacatgggggacatcGGGGGTGTTGGGGGcatgggggacattggggacattggggggcattggggacatGAAGGACCTTGTGGACCTTGtggacattggggacatcaggggTATTGGGGGCATCAAGGACATCGGGGACATTGAGGGCATTGGGGGtgttggggacattggggtaTCAGGGACATTGGgggcattggggacattggggacattggggtatcagggacatcggggacatcgGTGAGAcgggggacactgggggcaTCAAGCACTGAGGGGGCTCCATGAGGCCACCAAgtcctggggacagcacaggggacatcggggacatcggtggcacaggggacactgggCACTGAGGGGGCTCAGTAAGgtcacccagccctggggacactggggacatcggggcacaggggacaggggacagtgAGAGGTCTCCGTGAGCCCATCCAGTCCTGGGGAcgttggggacatcggggacatcggtggcacaggggacatgGGGCACTGAGGGGGCTCCATGAGCCCATCCAGAgctggggacatcggggacatcggggacatgggtggcacaggggacactgggCACTGCGAGGACCTTGGGGACATCACGGGACAGCacaaggacagggatggggttgGGAGGGTGACaccgggatggggacaggagggtgacaccgggatggggacacaggggtgacatcggggatggggacaggggggtgacaccaggatggggacacaggggtgacaccaggatggggacacgggggtgacaccaggatggggacaggagggtgacatcgggatggggacaggggggtgacaccgggatggggacacgggggtgacaccaggatggggacacgggggtgacatcggggatggggacaggggggtgacaccaggatggggacacgggggtgacacagggatggggacacagcagTGGCATCAGGGACAGGGCTGTGACattggggacagggctgggacattggggacatggTGGTGGCATCGGGGACAGGGCGGTGGCATTGGGGACACGGTGGTGGCATCAGGGACAGCGCTGTGACATCGGGGACAGGGCTGTCACTCACCCTGGGTCGTGGTCTCGCCGTCAGTGCCAGCCAGGGGCACCACCCCCTTGTCCACCTGGGGACAGCGACAGCGTCACCGCGGTCACCGCGGTCACCAGGGCCACCCTGCTCCGTGTCCCCGCCCTGGGGTGACCGAGCTGGGTCACAGAGCACCCAACCCCCACCCCCCGCGTGTCCCCAgcgtgtccccaaggtgtcccccagtgtccccgaCACCCTcaatgtccccagggtgtccccaatgTCCAAAGGACCCCCAGGGCGTCCCCAATGTCCTAAGGacccccagggtgtccccagggtgtccccagtgtccaaAGGacccccagggtgtccccaatgTCCGAAGGacccccagggtgtccccagggtgtccccagtgtccaaAGGacccccagggtgtccccaatgTCCGAAGGacccccagggtgtccccacgGACCCTCTGCAGCCACCTCAGGTGTCCCCGAcctgctgccacctccccaCGGCTGACCCGTCCCgtgtccccccaatgtccccatgtccctgagcTGTCCCCGGGTCCCCAacgtccccaaggtgtccccaatgtcctgaagaccccaaatgtccccagggtgtccccaccTCGCTCTCTAAAGCCACCTTGGCCTGCACCCACCTCCCAGGGCTGAGCCAACCCAAGGAGCACCCAACGCCCCCCTCAACGTCCCCAACACCCTGATGAGGTCCCCGAGGTGTCCCTGACATCCCCAAGGTGGCCCTGACacccccaaggtgtccccaacACCCTGATGACACCCCTGAGGTGTCCCCTGCACCCCGATGATGTCCTTGAGGTGTCCCCAACAGCCTGATGAGGTCCCCAAGCTCCCTGAGATCCCGaagtgtccccaaccccccaaagatgtccccaaggtgtccctgacGTCTCTGAGGTGTCCCCAACACCCCAATGACATCCCCAAGCCCCCTGacgtccccaaggtgtccctgacGTCTCTGAGGTGTCCCCAACACCCCAATGACATCCCCAAGCCCCCTGacgtccccaaggtgtccctgacGTCTCTGAGGTGTCCCCAACACCCCAATGACATCCCCAAGCCCCCTGacgtccccaaggtgtccccaacACCCTGATGATGTCCCTGAGGTGTCCCTGACACCCCCGAGGCATCCCCAACACCCCGATgatgtccccaaggtgtccctgacatccccaaggtgtccccaaaaccccaagGACATCCCTGAGTTGTCCCCAACACCCTGACATCCCCGAGGTGTCCCCAACACCCCGATGACGTCCCTGAGGTGTCCCTGAcatccccaaggtgtccccaccACCCCAAGGTGTCCCTGAGGTGCCCCCGAGGTGTCCCTGACATCTCTGAGGTGTCCCCAACACCCCGATGACGTCCCTGAGGTGTCCCTGAcatccccaaggtgtccccaccACCCCAAGGTGTCCCAGAGGTGTCCCCGAGGTGCccccaaggtgtccctgacATCTCTGAGGTGTCCCCACCACCCCAAGGTGTCCCTGAGGTGCccccaaggtgtccctgacATCTCTGAGGTGTCCCCAACACCCCGATGATGTCACTGAGGTGTCCCTGACATCCCTGAGGTGTCCCCAACACCCAAATGACGTCCCTGAGCCCCCTGAcatccccaaggtgtccccaacACCCTGATgatgtccccaaggtgtccctgaAATCCCCAAGGCGTCCCCAAAACCCCAATGACATCCCTGAGTTGTCCCCAACACCCTGACATCCCCGAGGTGTCCCTGAcatccccaaggtgtccccaacACCCCGATGACGTCACTGAGGTGTCCCTGACATCCCTGAGGTGTCCCCAACACCCTGATGACGTCCCCGAGCCCCCTGAcatccccaaggtgtccccaacACCCCGATGATGTCCCTGAAGTGTCCCCACCACCCCGAGGTGTCCCCACCTCGCTCTCCAAACCCACCACAGCCCTCTCGGACCCAGTCCCACTGTGGCCACCGCTGACCCAACACGACGACCGCCCCCCGCCCCCTGAGGCATCCCTGAGGTGTCCCCGAGGTGTCCCCGAGGTGCCCCTGTGGCATCCCCGAGGCGTCCCCGAGGTGTCCCCGAGGTGCCCCTGTGGCATCCCCGAGGTGCCCCCGAGGTGTCCCCGAGGTGTCCCTGAGGTGCCCACCCACCTTGATGCCCACCAGGGCGCCCTTGTCGCGGATGACCTGCGGGAAGGGGCGGCCGTCGTCGGCCTTCTGGTACATGGTCTCGTGGAAGAGGATGACGCCGCCGATGCACGGCTCCACGCGCTTGTCGGCCGTGAAGAGCAGCTGCCGGTACCAGCGCCGGTTCTCCTCCGTGTTCTCGGCGCCCACCGAGCTCAGCCGCTTGGCGATGCTGCCTGCGGGACGGGGCGGGACGCTCGGAACCGGCACGGACCGGCACGGAGCGGGACGGAGCGGTACAGACCGGTATGGAGCGGTTAGAACCAGTATGGAGCGGGACGGAGCGGTACAGACCGGTATGGAGCGGTTAGAACCAGTATGGAGCGGGACGGAGCGGTACAGATCGGTATGGAGCGGGATGGAGCGGTTAGAACCGGTATGGAGCGGTTAGAACCAGTATGGAGCAGTATGCAGCGGTATGGAGCAGTTAGAACCGGTATGGAGCGGGACGGAGCGGGACGGAGCGGTACAGACCAGTATGGAGCGGTTAGAACCGGTATGGAGCGGTTAGAACCGGTATGGAACGGTACAGACCAGTATGGAGCGGTTAGAACCGGTATGGAGCAGTACAGACCAGTATGGAGCAGTTAGAACCGGTATGGAGCGGTTAGAACCGGTATGGAACGGTACAGACCAGTATGGAGCGGTTAGAACCGGTATGGAGCGGTTAGAACCGGTATGGAACGGTACAGACCAGTATGGAGCGGTTAGAACCAGTACGGACCGGTACGGACCAGTATGGAGCGGTTAGGACCGGTATGGAGCGGTTAGAACCGGTATGGAGCTGTTAGAACCGTTATGGAGCGGTACAGACCAGTATGGAGCGGTTAGAACCGGTATGGAGCGGTACAGACCAGTATGGAGCGGTTAGAACTGGTATGGAGTGGTTAGAACCGGTATGGAGCTGTTAGAACCGGTACAGAGCAATACAGACCGGTATGGAGTGGTTAGAACCAGTATGGAGCGGTACAGACCAGTATGGAGCGGTTAGAACCAGTACGGACCGGTACGGACCAGTATGGAGCGGTTAGAA
This window contains:
- the ALDOA gene encoding fructose-bisphosphate aldolase A; its protein translation is MAPPVPALSPEQKKELATIAQRIVAPGKGILAADESTGSIAKRLSSVGAENTEENRRWYRQLLFTADKRVEPCIGGVILFHETMYQKADDGRPFPQVIRDKGALVGIKVDKGVVPLAGTDGETTTQGLDGLMERCAQYKKDGADFAKWRCVLKISAHTPTRLAIMENANVLARYASICQQNGIVPIVEPEILPDGDHDLKTCQYVTEKVLAAVYKALSDHHVYLEGTLLKPNMVTGGHACSTKYSPEEIAMATVTALRRTVPPAVPGITFLSGGQSEEEASLNLNAINRCPLPRPWALTFSYGRALQASALKAWAGKKDNTKVAQEEYVKRALANSLACQGKYTPSGTAGAAASESLFVSNHAY